In Salmo salar chromosome ssa24, Ssal_v3.1, whole genome shotgun sequence, the following proteins share a genomic window:
- the scarb2a gene encoding lysosome membrane protein 2a produces the protein MTRRSCVIYATGIVCAHLLIVGITLVVAQVFQTMIHNRLKKELTLTEASQVFESWKNPPPPVYMEYYFFNVTNPEVFLAGGKAVVTQIGPYTYREYRPRENVTFLENGTKVYALNPKSFVFVPEKSRGNPEVDILRTVNIPAVAVMSELNSYPFLLRTFVSMYMNSIGVEIFMTRTVHEVLWGFKDPLLTKIHNIRPEVDEMFGLMWKKNGTHEGEFVFLTGERDYMEYGRIDTWNGLTEMSWWSSNQSNMINGTDGSVFHPLLSRKELLYIFAADLCRSIHLGYVEDVDVKGIPAYRFAPPHDVLQSPEENPTNAGFCVPAGDCLGTGVLKVSVCREGAPIVVSFPHFYQADDKYINAVDGLHPNKEEHETYLDLNPTTGVPIRACKRAQLNIILNRVQGFPKTKHLNEIIFPIMFVNETATIDDDSAAQMRTLLLIVTLVSNFPLLIVGMGAILLIVLVVLVCRSRQKKNEVKRIDFTEAFHSFTTAKDETAYTQVSDKPEVEPSENNYTNQPMRNGSYIAMSPVEAQKC, from the exons gaaTTGACTTTGACAGAGGCAAGCCAAGTATTTGAGTCATGGAAGAACCCGCCGCCTCCAGTCTACATGGAGTATTACTTCTTCAACGTGACCAATCCAGAAGTGTTCTTAGCAGGGGGAAAAGCAGTGGTCACCCAGATTGGACCTTACACTTACAG GGAATACAGACCCAGGGAAAATGTGACTTTCCTTGAAAATGGAACCAAGGTTTATGCCCTGAATCCCAAAAGCTTTGTCTTCGTCCCAGAGAAGTCCAGAGGTAATCCAGAGGTCGACATTCTGAGGACAGTCAACATCCCAGCTGTG GCGGTGATGAGTGAGCTGAACTCCTACCCCTTCCTGCTGCGTACCTTCGTCTCCATGTATATGAATTCCATCGGCGTGGAGATCTTCATGACCCGCACCGTCCACGAGGTGTTGTGGGGCTTCAAGGACCCTCTGCTCACCAAAATCCACAACATTAGGCCAGAAGTGGATGAGATGTTTGGGCTGATGTGGAAG aaAAATGGAACTCATGAAGGAGAGTTTGTGTTCTTGACTGGCGAACGTGACTACATGGAATATGGCAGAATAGACACATGGAACGGGTTGAC TGAAATGTCGTGGTGGTCCTCTAACCAGAGCAACATGATCAACGGGACGGACGGCAGTGTGTTCCACCCTCTGTTGTCCAGGAAAGAGCTACTGTACATCTTTGCGGCTGACCTCTGCAG GTCTATCCATCTGGGTTATGTTGAGGACGTGGACGTGAAGGGCATCCCAGCCTACCGTTTCGCCCCGCCCCACGACGTCCTGCAGAGTCCTGAGGAGAACCCCACTAACGCCGGCTTCTGTGTGCCAGCTGGGGACTGCCTCGGCACCGGGGTGCTAAAAGTCAGTGTTTGCAGAGAAG GTGCACCTATCGTGGTGTCGTTCCCCCACTTTTATCAGGCAGATGACAAGTACATTAATGCTGTTGATGGACTGCACCCCAACAAGGAGGAGCACGAGACTTACCTTGACCTTAACCCG ACCACTGGGGTTCCCATCCGTGCTTGCAAGAGGGCCCAGCTCAATATAATTTTGAACAGAGTTCAAGGCTTCCC CAAAACCAAACATCTAAACGAGATCATTTTTCCCATCATGTTTGTCAATGAG aCGGCTACTATTGACGATGACTCTGCTGCCCAGATGAGGACCCTGCTGCTCATCGTGACCCTGGTGTCCAACTTCCCTCTGCTCATCGTGGGCATGGGAGCCATCCTGCTCATTGTCCTAGTCGTCCTGGTCTGCAGGTCTCGCCAGAAGAAG AATGAAGTAAAACGTATTGATTTTACTGAAGCTTTTCATTCTTTTACT ACGGCAAAAGATGAAACGGCCTACACTCAAGTCAGCGACAAACCAGAGGTTGAACCATCAGAAAACAACTACACCAACCAGCCAATGAGGAACGGCTCCTACATCGCCATGTCTCCCGTGGAGGCTCAGAAGTGTTGA